A genomic stretch from bacterium includes:
- a CDS encoding peptidoglycan DD-metalloendopeptidase family protein produces MARAVGGITSRATHAIEDAASRFARAVSGAASSVAHAIGSGASRARHAVHDTAANATHAIEDAASRRARAVGDGVSDVAHAISDSVSHAALAFGGAAYGRTLALARVPVHAMQQRQRRKSGKRLAARYGGGVTPRPPPRPRYPRIVFYNVAPGAERQRSWWRAASKRWKIAGGILAAVALAAAVVLLLMLAPWSDDGADARDRSTDVFPPPSATLDASYRDQRRGAIVEQYAQIAADVAPIASRIAEFRPLIERFANTARISPFRVAAIIALESRGVRDAVSPAGATGLMQLMHDTAMDHGRSCGMVHTTLRKEPEQNICTGVSYYAMLIAQYDGDDETALARYNSGSIDERLARLPEGTPKHYWALRGAGALSGAESRNYVPRVLAWEMALRALDRFGEAPPDIAALHLPIGGPRRPCGGVGDSFLNLGALFIEWGAKLRGHRFSFTAPDDRPYGDVPDGQLGWPSVSGYRVTSSFGMRDGDHHDGIDIAAPWGTPIYASADGIVVSTQEDPGGYGRQVTIEHGDGIKTRYAHASRVLVAEGQTVVRGQEIATVGTTGNSSGPHIHFEVFVGETHGARKQFMDPMPYLL; encoded by the coding sequence ATGGCGCGTGCGGTGGGAGGAATAACCTCCCGCGCCACCCACGCCATCGAGGACGCAGCCAGTCGTTTCGCTCGTGCGGTCAGCGGTGCAGCGTCCAGTGTTGCACATGCGATTGGGAGCGGGGCATCCCGCGCCCGTCATGCGGTGCATGATACCGCCGCCAACGCCACCCACGCCATCGAGGACGCAGCCAGTCGCCGCGCCCGTGCGGTGGGGGATGGGGTATCCGATGTCGCGCACGCGATCAGTGATTCCGTTTCACATGCCGCACTCGCGTTTGGGGGCGCAGCGTACGGCAGGACACTCGCGCTCGCGCGTGTCCCTGTCCATGCGATGCAGCAGCGTCAGCGCAGGAAGAGCGGCAAGCGACTCGCAGCGCGGTACGGAGGCGGCGTTACGCCGCGCCCACCGCCACGTCCTCGTTATCCGCGCATCGTGTTCTACAACGTCGCACCGGGTGCGGAGCGTCAGCGGAGCTGGTGGAGGGCTGCGAGCAAGCGATGGAAGATTGCAGGAGGCATCCTCGCTGCCGTCGCGCTCGCCGCTGCCGTCGTCCTGCTCCTCATGCTCGCCCCGTGGAGTGATGACGGTGCCGATGCACGCGATCGGTCCACCGATGTCTTCCCGCCGCCGTCCGCGACGCTGGACGCATCCTACCGCGACCAGCGCAGAGGCGCGATCGTCGAGCAGTACGCGCAGATCGCGGCGGACGTCGCACCCATCGCATCGCGCATCGCGGAGTTCCGTCCGCTCATCGAGCGGTTCGCGAACACGGCGCGCATTTCGCCGTTCCGTGTCGCCGCCATCATCGCGCTGGAATCGCGCGGCGTGCGCGATGCCGTGAGCCCCGCAGGTGCAACCGGACTCATGCAGCTCATGCACGATACCGCAATGGATCACGGTCGGAGCTGTGGGATGGTGCATACTACCCTCCGGAAGGAACCCGAGCAGAACATCTGCACCGGAGTGTCGTACTACGCCATGCTCATTGCGCAGTACGACGGCGATGACGAGACCGCACTCGCGCGGTACAACTCCGGGAGCATAGACGAGCGACTCGCGCGCTTGCCGGAAGGTACGCCAAAGCACTACTGGGCACTCCGCGGAGCTGGTGCCCTCTCCGGCGCGGAGAGTCGGAACTACGTCCCGCGCGTGCTCGCCTGGGAGATGGCACTCCGGGCACTTGATCGCTTCGGTGAGGCACCACCGGACATCGCAGCACTCCACCTCCCCATCGGCGGCCCGCGGCGACCGTGCGGAGGTGTAGGTGATTCGTTCCTCAACCTTGGTGCGCTGTTCATCGAGTGGGGTGCCAAGCTGCGTGGGCATCGGTTCTCCTTCACAGCACCCGACGATCGTCCGTACGGTGATGTCCCCGACGGGCAACTCGGTTGGCCGTCCGTCTCCGGGTATCGCGTCACCTCGTCGTTCGGCATGCGTGACGGCGATCACCACGACGGGATTGACATCGCAGCGCCCTGGGGCACGCCGATCTACGCCTCCGCAGACGGCATCGTGGTATCCACACAGGAGGATCCCGGTGGGTACGGCAGACAGGTGACGATCGAGCACGGAGACGGCATCAAGACGCGGTACGCGCATGCATCCCGCGTGCTCGTCGCCGAGGGACAGACGGTTGTCCGCGGTCAGGAGATCGCCACAGTGGGTACAACGGGCAACTCCAGTGGCCCGCACATCCACTTTGAGGTGTTCGTGGGCGAAACCCATGGAGCACGCAAGCAGTTCATGGACCCGATGCCCTACCTGTTGTAG